One stretch of Nocardia mangyaensis DNA includes these proteins:
- a CDS encoding alpha/beta hydrolase fold domain-containing protein has product MTTTRSTATSRLATPVPVTSTWRSRLALAAGHYVLRPVNCALPHNRLGIAAARGMVAAIMAAGGPTPPGTRVTPVRSGPVRGEWVRAAGVEFGDRAVYFVHGSGFVLCSARTHRGVAARLSRDTGLPVFVLDYRLAPEHLFPAAADDVTAGYRWLLGNGYRAANVVIAGDSAGGHLTMDLLLDNARTAIPQPAGVALFSPLIDLTFALAEHHQRAGTEAMASARIGRRAAELYIAQAPADSPRLRLAVPPGTPLPPLFVQASAAEMLVGDALHLRDMVVAAGGSCELELWPGQVHVFQALPLLVPEAAPALRRAARFLADALASADAPTRERVS; this is encoded by the coding sequence ATGACAACGACAAGGTCAACGGCGACCTCACGGTTGGCGACCCCGGTGCCGGTGACATCCACCTGGCGATCTCGGCTGGCGCTCGCGGCGGGGCACTACGTACTCCGTCCCGTCAACTGCGCACTTCCACACAATCGGCTCGGCATCGCGGCGGCCCGCGGCATGGTCGCCGCGATCATGGCCGCGGGCGGGCCGACTCCGCCGGGAACCCGGGTGACGCCGGTGCGTTCGGGACCGGTGCGCGGGGAATGGGTGCGCGCGGCCGGAGTCGAATTCGGTGATCGCGCTGTCTACTTCGTCCACGGGAGCGGTTTCGTGCTGTGCTCGGCGCGCACGCACCGCGGCGTGGCGGCTCGGCTGTCACGTGACACGGGACTGCCGGTGTTCGTCCTCGACTACCGACTCGCGCCCGAACATCTGTTTCCGGCCGCGGCCGACGATGTCACCGCCGGGTACCGGTGGCTGCTCGGCAACGGGTATCGGGCAGCGAATGTGGTGATCGCGGGCGACTCCGCCGGTGGACACCTGACGATGGATCTACTGCTCGACAACGCCAGAACCGCAATCCCACAACCCGCGGGCGTCGCGTTGTTCTCGCCGCTGATCGACCTGACCTTCGCCCTGGCCGAGCACCATCAGCGAGCGGGCACCGAGGCGATGGCCTCGGCCCGCATCGGGCGCCGGGCCGCCGAGTTGTACATCGCCCAGGCACCGGCCGACTCGCCGCGACTGCGGCTGGCCGTGCCGCCGGGCACGCCGCTACCGCCGCTGTTCGTGCAGGCCAGCGCCGCGGAGATGCTGGTCGGTGACGCCCTGCACCTGCGCGACATGGTGGTGGCCGCGGGCGGCTCCTGCGAGCTCGAGCTGTGGCCGGGGCAGGTTCACGTCTTCCAGGCGCTGCCCCTGCTGGTGCCCGAGGCGGCACCGGCGCTACGCCGAGCGGCCCGTTTCCTCGCCGACGCACTGGCGTCCGCCGATGCCCCCACCCGAGAGCGAGTGAGCTGA
- a CDS encoding SDR family NAD(P)-dependent oxidoreductase has translation MGILDNLLGNSRRSYGAKAVVTGAGSGIGRAFALELAARGGQVVCADVDKERADETVRLIARVHGATAHALFCDVADRGDMESLALHTELLLGGAPTLVINNAGVGIGGSPVGAIGLDDWQWALGINLWGVVHGCELFTPQLRAVGRGGIINVASAAAFTAAPTMGPYNVSKAAVLSLSETMAAELSGSGVAVTVLCPTFVKTNVARDGRIAADAMKLAETLMHWTGYSPERVARMTLDANDRGRLYVLPQLDARLIWLLKRQFPTLYTRGLGALDRMLPHSDSSPSLIATTEKTGV, from the coding sequence ATGGGAATTCTGGACAATCTGCTGGGCAACAGTCGCCGGTCCTATGGCGCGAAGGCCGTGGTCACCGGTGCCGGGAGTGGTATCGGGCGGGCCTTCGCGCTCGAACTGGCCGCCCGCGGCGGGCAGGTCGTGTGTGCCGATGTCGACAAGGAACGCGCCGACGAGACGGTGCGCCTGATCGCGCGCGTGCACGGCGCGACCGCCCACGCGCTGTTCTGCGATGTGGCCGACCGGGGCGACATGGAGAGCTTGGCGCTGCACACCGAATTGCTCCTCGGCGGCGCGCCCACCCTGGTCATCAACAACGCGGGTGTCGGCATCGGTGGCAGCCCGGTGGGCGCCATCGGTCTCGACGACTGGCAGTGGGCACTCGGCATCAACCTGTGGGGCGTGGTCCACGGGTGCGAACTGTTCACCCCGCAACTGCGGGCCGTCGGCCGCGGCGGCATCATCAATGTCGCCTCGGCGGCGGCCTTCACCGCCGCGCCGACCATGGGCCCCTACAACGTCTCCAAGGCGGCGGTGCTGTCGCTGTCGGAAACGATGGCCGCCGAGCTGTCCGGCAGCGGCGTCGCGGTCACCGTGTTGTGCCCGACCTTCGTCAAGACCAATGTCGCGCGCGACGGGCGGATCGCCGCCGACGCGATGAAACTGGCCGAGACCCTCATGCACTGGACCGGCTATTCGCCCGAGCGCGTCGCCCGGATGACCCTCGATGCCAACGACCGCGGTCGGCTCTACGTCTTGCCCCAGCTCGACGCGCGGCTGATCTGGCTGCTCAAGCGGCAGTTCCCCACCCTGTACACCCGCGGCCTCGGCGCCCTCGATCGCATGCTCCCGCACAGCGATTCGAGCCCGAGCCTCATCGCCACCACCGAGAAGACAGGAGTCTGA
- a CDS encoding reductase has product MSFDFDDMLAKIKARQWALADIDWDAPGADLIEPELHAKLKPFMADLMWIENVGARGFAAMAQKAPTETLSEIYRYFHAEEQRHANAELALMRRWGMLDGDEIPEPNINVKLVIDFLDKYADGMSLSFLGTVIPMLEVALDGALIKFITDEITDPVAQEAFKKINADESRHLATDYAVMELLGHSTARKLFIDLVGGWIKPSLLIGVLSYVPLLNKMRDNVVEMGVDEERLYAAMRRFKAVGERNPIANRVPMYRIVKMHAGWVINRDHPYHLLADALVKITARVPDRFLGPQPTWSKELTYEPVA; this is encoded by the coding sequence ATGTCCTTCGACTTCGACGACATGCTCGCCAAGATCAAGGCTCGGCAGTGGGCACTGGCCGACATCGACTGGGATGCGCCGGGCGCGGACCTCATCGAACCCGAGCTGCACGCCAAACTCAAGCCGTTCATGGCCGATCTGATGTGGATCGAGAACGTCGGCGCCCGGGGATTCGCCGCCATGGCCCAGAAGGCGCCCACCGAGACGCTGAGCGAGATCTACCGCTACTTCCACGCCGAGGAGCAGCGCCACGCCAATGCCGAACTGGCGCTCATGCGCCGGTGGGGGATGCTCGACGGCGACGAGATCCCGGAGCCGAACATCAACGTCAAACTGGTGATCGACTTCCTGGACAAGTACGCCGACGGCATGTCGCTGTCGTTCCTCGGCACGGTCATCCCGATGCTCGAGGTCGCCCTGGACGGCGCACTGATCAAATTCATCACCGACGAGATCACCGATCCCGTCGCGCAGGAGGCGTTCAAGAAGATCAACGCCGATGAATCGCGGCATCTGGCCACCGATTACGCGGTCATGGAGCTGCTCGGTCATTCCACCGCCCGCAAACTCTTCATCGATCTGGTGGGCGGCTGGATCAAGCCGTCGCTGCTGATCGGCGTGCTCAGCTATGTGCCGTTGCTGAACAAGATGCGCGACAACGTCGTGGAGATGGGCGTGGACGAGGAGCGCCTGTACGCGGCCATGCGCCGGTTCAAGGCAGTGGGGGAGCGCAATCCGATCGCCAACCGCGTACCCATGTACCGAATCGTCAAGATGCACGCCGGCTGGGTGATCAACCGCGACCACCCGTATCACCTGCTCGCCGACGCGTTGGTCAAGATCACCGCGCGCGTTCCCGATCGCTTCCTCGGACCGCAACCCACGTGGTCCAAGGAACTCACCTACGAGCCCGTCGCATGA
- a CDS encoding flavin-containing monooxygenase, whose translation MSATRPLDVAIIGAGFAGIGTAIRLRQKGITDFVIFERGTEVGGTWRDNTYPGAACDIPSRLYSYSFAPNPDWSHTYSGSQEILDYIESMVGEFGLRGRIRFGHNVSGLVFDQADGLWDIALEGRETVRARTVVLASGPLSNAGFPRIPGIEDYQGHKIHSARWDHDYDFTGKRVAVVGTGASAVQIVPELVRQAAAVKVFQRTPGWVLPRLNRPTSPRTMQIYRQLPITQSIARQGWFWGHESVALGVVWNTPLTRVVESVAKLHLRTQVRDPWLRRQLTPGFRAGCKRLLMTSDYYPALQRDNCTLVTWPIARLSEHGIRTAEGIEHRFDCIVFATGFDVSKTGSPIPVTGRDGRVLADEWNKGAYAYKSVAVAGYPNMFLTFGPNSGPGHNSALVYMEAQIDYLTDAIGMILHQNLRTLEVRRDKQDRYNERLQQRLTATTWNSGCRSWYLTEDGFNATMFPGFGTQYVRQLAAVDTDDYLLTPADTESVIGTGDHAVAPFG comes from the coding sequence ATGAGCGCCACCAGGCCACTGGACGTGGCGATCATCGGTGCGGGCTTCGCCGGAATCGGGACCGCGATCCGCCTGCGCCAGAAGGGGATCACCGATTTCGTGATCTTCGAACGGGGCACCGAGGTGGGCGGAACCTGGCGCGACAACACCTATCCCGGCGCGGCCTGCGACATTCCGTCGCGCCTGTACTCCTACAGTTTCGCGCCGAATCCGGACTGGTCGCACACCTACTCCGGCAGCCAGGAGATCCTCGACTACATCGAGTCGATGGTCGGTGAATTCGGTCTCCGCGGCCGGATCAGGTTCGGGCACAACGTCTCCGGTCTGGTCTTCGACCAGGCGGACGGCCTGTGGGACATCGCCCTCGAAGGTCGCGAGACGGTACGGGCGCGCACCGTGGTCCTGGCCTCCGGCCCCCTGTCCAATGCCGGCTTCCCGCGAATTCCCGGGATCGAGGACTACCAGGGCCACAAGATTCACAGTGCGCGGTGGGATCACGACTACGACTTCACCGGCAAGCGCGTGGCCGTGGTCGGTACCGGTGCCAGTGCCGTGCAGATCGTGCCCGAGCTCGTGCGGCAGGCCGCGGCGGTGAAGGTCTTCCAGCGCACTCCCGGCTGGGTGCTGCCCCGGCTGAACCGGCCGACGAGCCCGCGCACCATGCAGATCTACCGGCAGCTGCCCATCACCCAATCGATTGCCCGGCAAGGGTGGTTCTGGGGGCACGAATCGGTGGCGCTCGGCGTCGTCTGGAACACCCCGCTGACCAGAGTCGTGGAGTCGGTGGCCAAGCTGCATCTGCGCACCCAGGTGCGCGACCCGTGGCTGCGCCGCCAGCTCACGCCCGGATTCCGGGCCGGATGCAAGCGCCTGCTGATGACCAGCGACTACTACCCGGCCCTGCAACGGGACAACTGCACCCTGGTTACCTGGCCGATCGCCCGCCTCAGCGAACACGGCATCCGCACCGCCGAGGGCATCGAGCACCGCTTCGACTGCATCGTCTTCGCCACCGGATTCGACGTATCCAAGACCGGCAGCCCCATCCCGGTGACCGGCCGTGACGGGCGGGTGCTCGCCGACGAATGGAACAAAGGGGCCTACGCGTACAAGAGCGTCGCGGTGGCGGGATACCCGAACATGTTCCTGACGTTCGGACCCAACTCGGGGCCCGGTCACAATTCGGCGCTGGTGTACATGGAAGCGCAGATCGACTACCTGACCGATGCCATCGGCATGATCCTGCATCAGAACCTGCGGACTCTCGAGGTGCGCCGCGACAAGCAGGACCGGTACAACGAGCGACTGCAGCAGCGACTGACCGCCACGACCTGGAACTCCGGCTGCCGCAGCTGGTATCTGACCGAGGACGGCTTCAACGCCACCATGTTCCCCGGCTTCGGCACCCAGTACGTCCGGCAGCTGGCCGCCGTCGACACCGACGACTACCTGCTCACCCCGGCGGACACGGAATCGGTGATCGGCACCGGAGACCATGCCGTGGCTCCGTTCGGCTAG
- a CDS encoding MerR family transcriptional regulator — MSEYRIDDLARAAGTTTRNVRSYQERGLLPVPTTRSGRALIYDDSHLERLKLIDALLQRGFTTAHISDFITSWETGKDLIDVLGLPRSATTDRETASLEVPLELVESFLGAEAIDPAMLARLSELGLLRVRGDTVEFTDPQLLETFADLHGYRFDLRRLADLQAVVKHHLDDIAHQMFTVTRDHLVELHGEGWLPTTDDEIAETTTMINHLRDVAVAAVQHTLVQALDRALTQDLSEYLAETAEAQVSARQGKPNPDETSHQ; from the coding sequence GTGTCGGAGTACCGCATCGACGATCTCGCCCGTGCCGCCGGGACCACCACCCGCAATGTGCGCTCATATCAGGAGCGTGGGCTCCTGCCGGTGCCGACCACCCGCTCCGGGCGCGCACTGATCTACGACGACTCCCACCTCGAGCGCCTCAAGCTCATCGACGCGCTGCTGCAGCGTGGCTTCACCACCGCGCACATCTCCGACTTCATCACCAGCTGGGAAACCGGCAAGGACCTCATCGACGTCCTCGGGCTGCCGCGCAGCGCCACCACCGACCGCGAGACCGCTTCACTGGAGGTCCCACTCGAACTGGTCGAATCCTTTCTCGGTGCCGAGGCGATCGACCCGGCCATGCTGGCCCGCCTGAGCGAGCTCGGTCTGCTCCGAGTTCGCGGTGACACCGTGGAATTCACCGACCCGCAGCTCCTGGAGACCTTCGCCGACCTGCATGGATACCGGTTCGACCTGCGCCGCCTGGCCGACCTGCAGGCGGTGGTCAAGCATCACCTCGACGACATCGCGCACCAGATGTTCACCGTCACCAGAGACCATCTCGTCGAACTGCACGGTGAAGGATGGTTGCCGACCACCGACGACGAGATCGCCGAGACCACCACGATGATCAATCATCTGCGTGACGTCGCCGTCGCCGCCGTCCAGCACACCCTCGTCCAAGCCCTCGACCGCGCCCTCACCCAGGATCTGAGCGAATATCTCGCGGAGACCGCCGAGGCACAGGTGTCGGCGCGCCAGGGCAAGCCGAACCCCGACGAGACGAGCCATCAATAG
- a CDS encoding M48 family metalloprotease encodes MGFLLSLPTAASSLLLVYVCGVGFGLWAALVVVAVWVLVTCAVFSALWLHPNRGKAAAAYGFRRPIGSEPELLASAWSDVTRTAAVDGWPYSLWVQESSSLNSYAAPARIVAVTSWAISVLKPRELAAVLAHELGHQLMTDPRLRLLGDCCALPVRMVRGIAGALAGLVRGRATVPTLLRTAAAMSLPIAGAIALVPLIGIPTATVLVVVLGIEPFTSAARSRRAELAADRVAVDLGYGRALHSALRRRARYDPPPPTGLLAAYARWVGTYPSTTLRLQAIRRAARP; translated from the coding sequence ATGGGCTTCCTGCTGTCGCTACCGACTGCGGCATCGAGTCTACTGCTGGTGTACGTCTGCGGAGTCGGCTTCGGCCTCTGGGCGGCCCTCGTGGTCGTGGCGGTGTGGGTTCTCGTCACGTGCGCGGTGTTCAGTGCTCTGTGGCTGCACCCGAATCGGGGAAAGGCGGCCGCGGCCTACGGATTCCGCCGACCCATCGGGTCCGAGCCGGAGTTGCTCGCGTCGGCCTGGTCCGATGTCACCCGGACGGCCGCGGTGGACGGATGGCCGTATTCGCTCTGGGTGCAGGAGTCGTCGTCGCTGAACTCCTATGCCGCGCCCGCGCGGATCGTCGCGGTCACCAGCTGGGCGATCTCTGTGTTGAAACCACGTGAGCTGGCCGCCGTACTCGCGCATGAACTCGGCCATCAGTTGATGACCGATCCGCGCCTGCGTCTGCTCGGCGACTGCTGCGCGCTCCCGGTCCGGATGGTCCGTGGGATCGCGGGAGCACTTGCCGGCCTGGTACGCGGGCGCGCGACCGTGCCGACGCTGCTCCGTACGGCGGCTGCCATGTCGCTACCGATCGCGGGTGCGATCGCCCTGGTCCCGCTGATCGGGATCCCCACCGCGACAGTACTGGTCGTCGTGCTCGGCATCGAGCCCTTCACCTCGGCGGCACGCTCGCGGCGGGCGGAACTGGCCGCGGATCGCGTGGCGGTCGACCTCGGATACGGGCGTGCGCTGCATTCGGCGCTGCGTCGACGAGCTCGATACGACCCGCCGCCGCCCACGGGCCTGCTCGCTGCGTACGCGCGCTGGGTCGGTACGTACCCATCGACAACCCTACGGTTGCAAGCGATTCGACGCGCGGCGCGACCCTGA
- the pepN gene encoding aminopeptidase N, with protein sequence MSTANLTRSETAARSAAVTVRDYRVDLDLSGAREQSTDGFPTTTTVEFDSTTEETWLDFIGLSVESVTVNGVEVDAAYDGARLTLRGLAESNVVVVRASGAYSRSGEGLHRFVDPVDEQTYLYTQYEPADARRVFACFEQPDMKAPFTFVVTAPSGWEVISNRPVAAVETDGGHQRVEFSPTLPISTYITAIAAGPYVRVESSWTREELTVALGVLCRASLARHLDADTILTVTKQGLDFFAEQFDYPYPWGKYDQIFVPEYNLGAMENPGLVTFTESYVFRGAATAAQYEGRATTILHEMAHMWFGDLVTMVWWDDLWLKESFADYMGALASSEATEWTDAWVAFANRRKAWAYLQDQLPTTHPIVADITDLEAAKLNFDGITYAKGASVLKQLVAYVGRDEFFAGARRYFRTHAFGNTTLADLLTELSAGSGRDLAGWARAWLQTSGVSTLTLDGAEIAQTDPRPHRLAVGLYDFDTAGDLVRRDRVELDLDAERTPVDLPPAPLRLLNDGDLTYAKVRLDPDSLATVARSLDRVTDPLARGLIWSALWNAVRDGELEVDRFLRMARDFAPTEPNMALLTAVLANASFAINHYLPAGMRDRWRGEWLESCWATMHSSKPGAGAQLAWARATAAAATVDGRRAADIRQILLGEAPAPAGLALDPDLRWSLWTALAATGAANATDVDAELGRDATASGRTAHRRALSARPDAAVKAAAWASALTDTTLTNDHLDAVIDGFRAGGRRDLIARYDDEYFTVLRTVWEQRSIEIARRVVLGLFPATESLDQVDAWLTTHTDAPSALRRLVIEQRDHLARDLRVRGRTR encoded by the coding sequence GTGTCCACCGCGAACCTGACCCGCTCCGAGACCGCCGCGCGCTCGGCCGCGGTCACCGTCCGCGACTATCGCGTCGACCTCGACTTGTCCGGCGCCCGAGAACAATCCACCGACGGCTTCCCCACCACGACCACTGTCGAGTTCGATTCGACCACCGAGGAGACCTGGCTCGATTTCATCGGGCTGTCGGTGGAGTCCGTGACGGTCAACGGGGTCGAGGTCGACGCGGCGTACGACGGTGCTCGACTCACGCTCCGCGGCCTGGCCGAGTCGAACGTGGTGGTCGTCCGGGCCAGCGGCGCCTACAGCCGTTCGGGTGAGGGTCTGCATCGGTTCGTCGATCCGGTCGACGAACAGACCTACCTCTACACCCAGTACGAGCCCGCCGATGCGCGCCGGGTGTTCGCGTGCTTCGAACAGCCGGACATGAAGGCACCGTTCACGTTCGTGGTCACCGCGCCGTCGGGGTGGGAGGTCATCTCGAATCGGCCGGTCGCCGCGGTCGAGACCGACGGCGGGCACCAGCGGGTCGAGTTCTCCCCCACCCTGCCGATCTCCACCTACATCACCGCGATCGCGGCCGGACCGTACGTCCGCGTCGAATCCTCGTGGACGCGAGAAGAACTCACCGTTGCGCTGGGCGTGCTGTGCCGGGCCTCGCTCGCCCGCCATCTGGACGCCGACACCATCCTCACCGTGACGAAGCAGGGCCTCGACTTCTTCGCCGAACAGTTCGACTACCCGTACCCCTGGGGCAAGTACGACCAGATCTTCGTGCCCGAGTACAACCTGGGTGCGATGGAGAACCCCGGCCTGGTCACCTTCACCGAGTCCTACGTGTTCCGTGGTGCGGCGACGGCCGCGCAGTACGAGGGCCGGGCCACTACGATCCTGCACGAGATGGCGCACATGTGGTTCGGCGATCTCGTGACGATGGTGTGGTGGGACGATCTGTGGCTCAAGGAGTCCTTCGCCGACTACATGGGTGCCCTGGCCAGCTCCGAGGCCACCGAGTGGACCGATGCCTGGGTCGCGTTCGCGAATCGCCGCAAGGCGTGGGCCTACCTGCAGGATCAGCTGCCGACGACGCACCCGATCGTCGCCGACATCACCGATCTCGAAGCCGCCAAGCTCAACTTCGACGGCATCACCTACGCCAAGGGCGCCAGCGTGCTCAAGCAGCTGGTCGCCTATGTCGGGCGAGACGAGTTCTTCGCGGGTGCTCGCCGGTACTTCCGGACCCACGCGTTCGGCAATACGACGCTGGCGGACCTGCTGACCGAGTTGTCCGCCGGATCCGGCCGGGACCTGGCGGGCTGGGCGCGCGCGTGGCTACAGACGTCCGGGGTCTCGACGCTCACGCTCGACGGTGCCGAGATCGCGCAGACCGACCCGCGACCGCATCGGCTCGCCGTCGGTCTCTACGACTTCGACACCGCGGGCGACCTGGTGCGCCGCGATCGGGTGGAGCTCGACCTCGACGCCGAGCGCACGCCGGTCGACCTGCCGCCCGCTCCCCTGCGCCTGCTCAACGACGGCGACCTCACCTACGCCAAGGTCCGTCTCGATCCGGATTCGCTGGCCACAGTGGCGCGTTCCCTGGACCGGGTGACCGATCCGCTGGCGCGCGGGTTGATCTGGTCGGCGCTGTGGAACGCGGTGCGTGACGGCGAACTCGAGGTCGACCGCTTTCTGCGGATGGCGCGTGACTTCGCGCCCACCGAGCCGAACATGGCGCTGCTCACCGCGGTGCTCGCGAACGCGTCCTTCGCCATCAATCACTACCTGCCCGCGGGCATGCGCGACCGGTGGCGCGGTGAGTGGCTCGAATCATGCTGGGCCACAATGCACTCCTCGAAACCCGGCGCCGGGGCGCAGCTGGCGTGGGCACGGGCAACAGCGGCCGCCGCTACCGTCGATGGCCGTCGAGCGGCCGACATCCGGCAGATCTTGCTCGGCGAGGCGCCGGCGCCGGCGGGTCTGGCGCTCGATCCCGACCTGCGCTGGTCACTGTGGACCGCACTCGCGGCCACCGGCGCCGCGAATGCCACCGACGTGGACGCCGAGCTCGGCCGCGACGCCACCGCGTCGGGCCGCACCGCGCACCGCCGGGCACTGTCGGCACGTCCGGACGCGGCGGTGAAGGCCGCCGCATGGGCCTCGGCGCTCACCGACACCACCCTCACCAACGACCACCTCGACGCCGTCATCGACGGGTTCCGCGCGGGCGGACGCCGCGACCTGATCGCCCGCTACGACGACGAGTACTTCACCGTCTTGCGCACCGTCTGGGAGCAGCGCAGCATCGAGATCGCCCGCCGCGTCGTGCTGGGCCTCTTCCCCGCCACCGAGTCACTCGACCAGGTCGACGCGTGGCTCACCACCCACACCGATGCCCCGTCCGCCCTGCGCCGCCTGGTCATCGAACAGCGCGACCACCTCGCCCGTGATCTGCGGGTTCGCGGCCGCACCCGGTAG
- a CDS encoding NAD(P)H-binding protein, which produces MTILVTGATGNIGRKVVDQLLARGATDVRALTNNPGKAALPAHVEVAEGHLGRLDSLPAAFAGVDRMYLAPAPEYVSEVLAMAREAGVRHVVDLSGEPESWWGSVCTAVEGSGLGWTHLWPADFMENTLTWAPQIREASSVREPRPESASAPIAMVDIASVAATILLSDGHLNRAYPLGGPEVLSRTALLGHLADALGRDLSLIESTRDETIAALRSSMGEQAEWYVDNVLIDFDPQPESLPITSVADITGRPATTFAQWASDNAALFTAD; this is translated from the coding sequence ATGACAATTCTCGTCACAGGCGCTACCGGGAACATCGGGCGGAAGGTCGTCGACCAGCTGCTCGCTCGCGGTGCCACCGATGTTCGCGCGCTCACCAACAACCCGGGTAAGGCGGCGCTGCCCGCCCACGTCGAGGTGGCAGAAGGGCATCTGGGGCGACTCGACAGCCTGCCCGCGGCCTTCGCCGGTGTGGATCGCATGTACCTGGCTCCCGCGCCGGAGTATGTGTCCGAAGTGCTCGCGATGGCGCGGGAGGCCGGTGTGCGGCACGTGGTCGATCTGTCCGGGGAGCCGGAGAGCTGGTGGGGGAGCGTGTGTACGGCGGTCGAGGGCAGTGGGCTGGGGTGGACCCATCTGTGGCCGGCGGACTTCATGGAGAACACGCTGACCTGGGCGCCGCAGATCCGGGAGGCCAGCAGCGTCCGCGAGCCGAGGCCCGAGAGCGCGAGCGCGCCCATCGCCATGGTCGACATCGCCTCGGTCGCCGCGACCATCCTGCTGTCCGACGGGCACCTCAACCGTGCCTATCCACTCGGCGGGCCCGAAGTCCTCAGTCGCACCGCACTCCTCGGCCACCTCGCCGACGCGCTCGGCCGCGACCTCTCCTTGATCGAGTCGACCCGTGACGAAACCATCGCTGCGCTGCGGTCGTCCATGGGCGAGCAGGCGGAATGGTACGTCGACAACGTCCTGATCGACTTCGATCCCCAGCCCGAGTCCCTGCCCATCACCAGCGTCGCGGACATCACCGGCCGTCCCGCGACGACCTTCGCCCAGTGGGCGAGCGACAACGCCGCGCTCTTCACCGCCGACTGA
- a CDS encoding type 1 glutamine amidotransferase domain-containing protein translates to MTEQPLKGRRVAILATDGVEQVELVRPRAAVEDAGAGTALLSLAPGSIQAMNHDVEKGDVFAVEGTVAEASPDDFDALILPGGTTNPDKLRQDPAAVRFVKNFAATGKPIGVICHGPWTLVEADAVRGRTLTSYPSVRTDIRNAGGTVVDQEVVVDNGLVSSRNPDDLPAFCAAIVEEFAEGRHFAT, encoded by the coding sequence ATGACCGAACAACCGCTGAAAGGAAGGCGCGTCGCCATCCTCGCGACCGACGGCGTGGAACAGGTCGAGCTCGTCCGGCCCCGCGCTGCGGTCGAGGACGCGGGCGCGGGCACCGCGCTGCTGTCCCTGGCACCCGGCAGCATCCAGGCCATGAACCACGACGTGGAGAAGGGCGACGTCTTCGCCGTCGAGGGGACCGTCGCCGAGGCCAGTCCCGATGACTTCGACGCGCTGATCCTGCCTGGTGGCACCACCAATCCCGACAAGCTCCGCCAAGACCCGGCTGCGGTCCGCTTCGTCAAGAACTTCGCCGCCACCGGCAAACCGATCGGCGTGATCTGTCACGGACCGTGGACCCTGGTCGAGGCCGACGCGGTCCGTGGCCGCACACTGACCTCCTACCCCAGTGTGCGCACCGATATCCGCAATGCCGGTGGCACCGTGGTCGATCAGGAGGTCGTCGTCGACAACGGTCTGGTCTCGAGCCGCAACCCCGACGATCTGCCCGCCTTCTGCGCCGCGATCGTCGAGGAGTTCGCCGAGGGCAGGCACTTCGCCACCTAG
- a CDS encoding CsbD family protein yields the protein MSIADKAKNKAEELAGKAKEAMGSATDDKDLENEGRGEQAKSNLKDAGEKVKDTFRD from the coding sequence ATGAGCATCGCTGACAAGGCGAAGAACAAGGCCGAAGAGCTCGCTGGCAAGGCCAAGGAGGCTATGGGCAGCGCCACCGATGACAAGGACCTCGAAAACGAAGGCCGTGGCGAACAGGCCAAATCGAACCTGAAGGACGCGGGCGAGAAGGTCAAGGACACGTTCCGCGACTGA